In Gadus chalcogrammus isolate NIFS_2021 chromosome 11, NIFS_Gcha_1.0, whole genome shotgun sequence, a single window of DNA contains:
- the rcvrn2 gene encoding recoverin 2, giving the protein MGNTTSSAISKEILEDLKLNTKFTETEICQWYENFQKQCPTGRISPEEFEQIYSRFFPESDATSYAQHVFRSFDTNDDGTLDFKEYIIALHMTSTGKTTRKLEWAFSLFDVDKNGYITKTEVTEICQAIFKLIPKEDLDKLPGDENSAERRADKLWAYFEKKDNERLAEGEFIKGVIDNENAMRLIHYEPIKE; this is encoded by the exons ATGGGAAACACCACCAGCAGCGCGATCTCCAAGGAGATCCTGGAGGACCTGAAGCTCAACACCAAGTTCACGGAGACCGAGATCTGCCAGTGGTACGAGAACTTCCAGAAGCAGTGTCCCACGGGCCGCATCAGCCCTGAGGAGTTCGAGCAGATCTACTCCCGCTTCTTCCCGGAGAGCGACGCCACCAGCTACGCCCAGCACGTCTTCCGCTCGTTCGACACCAACGACGACGGCACGCTGGACTTCAAGGAGTACATCATCGCGCTGCACATGACCTCCACGGGCAAGACCACGCGCAAGCTGGAGTGGGCCTTCTCGCTGTTCGACGTGGACAAGAACGGCTACATCACAAAGACGGAGGTGACGGAGATCTGCCAG gccatcTTTAAGCTGATCCCCAAGGAGGACCTGGACAAACTCCCCGGAGATGAGAACTCAGCCGAGAGAAGAGCCGACAAGCTGTGGGCTTACTTTGAGAAGAAAGACAATG AACGATTGGCAGAAGGCGAGTTTATTAAAGGGGTGATCGACAATGAAAATGCTATGCGTCTTATTCACTACGAGCCCATCAAGGAGTAA
- the si:dkey-17m8.1 gene encoding C-Jun-amino-terminal kinase-interacting protein 3 isoform X1, with protein sequence MECSESILCSAGELELDPDIVSEEAGKLYSELQTVIETHGAGVVESLVPILVWVLEGLASCRAQLRESQEEGEKGRVEREELMERYQSEKSLRRESQERYHELDDQSEQERRAMRAREKEREKRERDLERKAREQADQLVALEEQKVSVARELSSLKNTHNKLALAFRELQEKKKDSERETRSRNHGHARSSETQTAPLQADNSVDDKAISRSRGHSDCPPLREPAAPGVNVIDIERMPSPDPSFINDIISSTPELSQLQDLLDGSALSQTVVSGAGPRTSLEEEMMEAMVNEEEEHRIEEAVLAKDNQDKMEQKEDEGEIEEEEEEEDSLEQELRNTDSVFSELSELSRDYVDSVDHGASVRGSVDQLEEILSQFEDLKHTHELVDAARKALISRVEELTNDRLAVKLELTSSQETASHLESRMKEMEQETKRLRKELETCQSEDPDGALPTSMRRFSRSEMARVVMEKNQYKERLFELQEAVRRSQVLRATKDVRITEERERGVWGRFHRLFGRPREPFVLAAAQGFTKATSPALSRSPLRSPQLQTVNQTRTELIHDGHSSSSVSPAALSPRVRKRELYREVRSHIWGTLGKRQLNGWSVPLSHTQESMESTPEPKDVPALLQLRMLDQRDPSAKLNCAVAVTAEISGEAACSVWLMSGLGSSSEVTVIDPARSNTVLDQFSLPPTSPALCICAVPPTGNTSGTVWIGTQEGSVLVHSASTGRRRCMQSISLSEGVHSLTYSSNQVIAGLADGTLAFFSHNGGGWDLPSHQVMSLGTTPLQPLRCCLAKGGRLWVGYWNRVHVVDIESKKAEQNFSVSERSEQQVRFLCAAGSGVWTSCRLDPLLRLFDWSSGRPLQEVDLTPLVTKTLGQAFLSISPLQVSALTIISSCLWLGTGSGAIFSIPLTITSELLSIPYCSLAAAQLCYHGHRQAVKFFIVAPNCLTTSTGGDSCAPSQFILSGGEGYINFRIGDDTSDGSTELPQTTLSRSERSLMIIWQSPTSSVPSSAL encoded by the exons ATGGAGTGTAGTGAAAGTATCCTGTGTAGCGCTGGAGAGCTGGAGTTGGACCCTGACATTGTGAGTGAAGAAGCAGGCAAGCTGTATTCTGAACTGCAG acggTGATTGAGACTCATGGGGCCGGGGTGGTGGAGTCTCTGGTGCCCATCCTTGTCTGGGTCCTGGAGGGGCTTGCCAGCTGCCGAGCCCAGCTGAGggagagccaggaggagggggagaaggggagggtggagagagaggagctgatggagcgCTACCAATCAGAGAAGTccctgaggagagagagccaAGAG AGGTATCATGAACTAGATGACCAAAGTGAACAGGAAAGGAGGGCCATGCGAGCCagggagaaggagcgggagaagagagagagagatctggagAGGAAGGCTAGAGAACAGGCTGACCAAC TGGTGGCCTTGGAGGAGCAGAAAGTTAGTGTTGCCAGAGAACTGAGTTCACTGAAGAATACTCACAATAAG TTGGCGCTTGCTTTTCGAGAGCTGCAGGAAAAGAAAAAGGATTCTGAAAGAGAGACTCGTTCAAG AAACCATGGACATGCCAGAAGTTCTGAAACGCAAACAGCCCCACTCCAAGCTGACAATAGTGTTGACGATAAA GCTATTTCGAGATCACGTGGTCACTCCGATTGCCCTCCATTGAGGGAGCCAGCTGCCCCAGGAGTGAATGTGATTGACATTGAGAGAATGCCATCCCCAGATCCGTCTTTTATTAATGACATCATAAGCTCCACCCCAGAGCTGTCTCAGCTGCAGGACCTATTGGATGGCAG CGCACTTAGTCAGACGGTGGTGTCAGGAGCAGGGCCTAGGACCAgcttggaggaggagatgatggaggCAATGgtgaacgaggaggaggaacatAGGATAGAGGAGGCTGTGCTGGCCAAAGACAATCAAGATAAAATGGAGCAGAAGGAAGATGAAGGCGAaattgaagaggaggaggaggaggaagatagtCTGGAACAGGAGCTACGGAACACAGATTCTGTGTTTTCAGAGCTGTCTGAGTTGAGCCGTGATTACGTAGACAGCGTTGACCACGGGGCCAGTGTCCGAG GCAGCGTGGACCAGTTGGAGGAGATTCTATCTCAGTTTGAGGACCTGAAACACACCCA TGAATTGGTAGACGCAGCCCGCAAGGCTCTGATATCTCGGGTGGAAGAGCTGACCAACGATCGCTTAGCTGTTAAACTGGAACTGACCTCTTCGCAGGAAACGGCCTCTCATTTAGAGAGCAGGATGAAGGAAATGGAGCAGGAAACCAAGAG GCTTCGGAAAGAACTGGAGACCTGCCAGTCTGAAGACCCTGAT GGCGCTCTACCCACATCGATGCGCCGTTTCTCAAGGTCTGAGATGGCTCGTGTGGTCATGGAGAAGAACCAGTACAAAGAGCGTCTGTTCGAGCTGCAGGAAGCAGTGAGGCGGAGTCAGGTCCTCCG TGCCACTAAAGATGTGAGGataacagaggagagagagagaggtgtttgGGGCAG GTTTCACCGTCTGTTCGGCCGGCCTAGGGAGCCTTTTGTCCTCGCTGCTGCTCAGGGCTTCACCAAGGCAACGTCCCCTGCACTCAGTCGCTCTCCGCTGCGATCCCCACAACTACAGACTGTCAATCAGACTCGGACGGA ATTAATACACGATGGACATTCCTCTAGCTCTGTGTcccctgctgctctctctccacGTGTCAGGAAGAGGGAACTCTACAGGGAGGTTCGCTCCCACATCTGGGGAACGCTGGGAAAGCGGCAGCTCAATGGATGGAGCGTgcctctgtcacacacacag GAGTCAATGGAGTCTACCCCTGAGCCTAAAGATGTGCCCGCTCTATTGCAACTCCGAATGCTGGATCAGAGAGACCCTAGCGCTAAG CTCAACTGTGCCGTTGCTGTGACAGCGGAGATCTCGGGAGAAGCTgcg tgCTCTGTGTGGCTCATGTCTGGCCTGGGCTCCTCCAGTGAAGTCACAGTGATCGACCCGGCACGCTCCAACACAGTGCTGGACCAGTTCAGCCTGCCCCCTACCTCACCTGCCCTCTGCATCTGTGCTGTGCCCCCTACTG GCAACACCTCAGGAACTGTATGGATTGGAACTCAGGAAGGAAG TGTGCTGGTACATTCAGCCTCGACAGGAAGAAGGCGATGTATGCAATCAATTTCTCTCTCAGAGGGTGTGCACTCCCTCAC GTATTCCTCCAACCAAGTCATAGCTGGCCTAGCTGACGGGACACTAGCTTTTTTCTCTCACAATGGAG GTGGCTGGGACCTCCCCTCACACCAGGTGATGAGCCTGggcaccacgcctctccagccCCTCCGCTGCTGCCTGGCTAAAGGGGGCCGCTTGTGGGTTGGATACTGGAACCGGGTCCATGTAGTGGATATTGAAAGCAAAAAGGCTGAG CAAAACTTCTCGGTCTCTGAGCGCAGCGAGCAGCAAGTGCGCTTCCTGTGCGCAGCAGGAAGTGGCGTCTGGACGTCCTGCCGCCTGGACCCCCTGCTCAGGCTGTTTGATTGGTCCAGTGGACGGCCGCTGCAGGAGGTGGACCTGACTCCTCTGGTCACTAAGACGCTAG GTCAAGCCTTCCTGTCCATATCGCCTCTTCAGGTCTCTGCTCTAACCATAATCTCCAGCTGTCTGTGGTTGGGGACTGGCAGTGGTGCTATCTTCTCCATCCCCTTGACCATCA CCTCAGAGTTGCTGTCCATCCCATACTGCTCTCTGGCGGCTGCCCAGTTGTGTTACCATGGTCACAGACAAGCCGTCAAATTCTTCATCGTTGCACCTA ACTGCTTGACGACATCTACTGGTGGGGATAGTTGTGCTCCATCACAGTTCATCCTCAGTGGAGGAGAAGGCTACATCAACTTCAGAATCG GAGACGATACAAGTGATGGCTCCACTGAGCTGCCCCAAACAACACTCAGCCGTTCTGAACGCAGTCTCATGATCATCTGGCAAAGCCCCACCTCTTCTGTTCCCAGCTCTGCACTCTGA
- the si:dkey-17m8.1 gene encoding C-Jun-amino-terminal kinase-interacting protein 3 isoform X2 has product MECSESILCSAGELELDPDIVSEEAGKLYSELQTVIETHGAGVVESLVPILVWVLEGLASCRAQLRESQEEGEKGRVEREELMERYQSEKSLRRESQERYHELDDQSEQERRAMRAREKEREKRERDLERKAREQADQLVALEEQKVSVARELSSLKNTHNKLALAFRELQEKKKDSERETRSRNHGHARSSETQTAPLQADNSVDDKAISRSRGHSDCPPLREPAAPGVNVIDIERMPSPDPSFINDIISSTPELSQLQDLLDGSALSQTVVSGAGPRTSLEEEMMEAMVNEEEEHRIEEAVLAKDNQDKMEQKEDEGEIEEEEEEEDSLEQELRNTDSVFSELSELSRDYVDSVDHGASVRGSVDQLEEILSQFEDLKHTHELVDAARKALISRVEELTNDRLAVKLELTSSQETASHLESRMKEMEQETKRLRKELETCQSEDPDGALPTSMRRFSRSEMARVVMEKNQYKERLFELQEAVRRSQVLRATKDVRITEERERGVWGRFHRLFGRPREPFVLAAAQGFTKATSPALSRSPLRSPQLQTVNQTRTDSVSPAALSPRVRKRELYREVRSHIWGTLGKRQLNGWSVPLSHTQESMESTPEPKDVPALLQLRMLDQRDPSAKLNCAVAVTAEISGEAACSVWLMSGLGSSSEVTVIDPARSNTVLDQFSLPPTSPALCICAVPPTGNTSGTVWIGTQEGSVLVHSASTGRRRCMQSISLSEGVHSLTYSSNQVIAGLADGTLAFFSHNGGGWDLPSHQVMSLGTTPLQPLRCCLAKGGRLWVGYWNRVHVVDIESKKAEQNFSVSERSEQQVRFLCAAGSGVWTSCRLDPLLRLFDWSSGRPLQEVDLTPLVTKTLGQAFLSISPLQVSALTIISSCLWLGTGSGAIFSIPLTITSELLSIPYCSLAAAQLCYHGHRQAVKFFIVAPNCLTTSTGGDSCAPSQFILSGGEGYINFRIGDDTSDGSTELPQTTLSRSERSLMIIWQSPTSSVPSSAL; this is encoded by the exons ATGGAGTGTAGTGAAAGTATCCTGTGTAGCGCTGGAGAGCTGGAGTTGGACCCTGACATTGTGAGTGAAGAAGCAGGCAAGCTGTATTCTGAACTGCAG acggTGATTGAGACTCATGGGGCCGGGGTGGTGGAGTCTCTGGTGCCCATCCTTGTCTGGGTCCTGGAGGGGCTTGCCAGCTGCCGAGCCCAGCTGAGggagagccaggaggagggggagaaggggagggtggagagagaggagctgatggagcgCTACCAATCAGAGAAGTccctgaggagagagagccaAGAG AGGTATCATGAACTAGATGACCAAAGTGAACAGGAAAGGAGGGCCATGCGAGCCagggagaaggagcgggagaagagagagagagatctggagAGGAAGGCTAGAGAACAGGCTGACCAAC TGGTGGCCTTGGAGGAGCAGAAAGTTAGTGTTGCCAGAGAACTGAGTTCACTGAAGAATACTCACAATAAG TTGGCGCTTGCTTTTCGAGAGCTGCAGGAAAAGAAAAAGGATTCTGAAAGAGAGACTCGTTCAAG AAACCATGGACATGCCAGAAGTTCTGAAACGCAAACAGCCCCACTCCAAGCTGACAATAGTGTTGACGATAAA GCTATTTCGAGATCACGTGGTCACTCCGATTGCCCTCCATTGAGGGAGCCAGCTGCCCCAGGAGTGAATGTGATTGACATTGAGAGAATGCCATCCCCAGATCCGTCTTTTATTAATGACATCATAAGCTCCACCCCAGAGCTGTCTCAGCTGCAGGACCTATTGGATGGCAG CGCACTTAGTCAGACGGTGGTGTCAGGAGCAGGGCCTAGGACCAgcttggaggaggagatgatggaggCAATGgtgaacgaggaggaggaacatAGGATAGAGGAGGCTGTGCTGGCCAAAGACAATCAAGATAAAATGGAGCAGAAGGAAGATGAAGGCGAaattgaagaggaggaggaggaggaagatagtCTGGAACAGGAGCTACGGAACACAGATTCTGTGTTTTCAGAGCTGTCTGAGTTGAGCCGTGATTACGTAGACAGCGTTGACCACGGGGCCAGTGTCCGAG GCAGCGTGGACCAGTTGGAGGAGATTCTATCTCAGTTTGAGGACCTGAAACACACCCA TGAATTGGTAGACGCAGCCCGCAAGGCTCTGATATCTCGGGTGGAAGAGCTGACCAACGATCGCTTAGCTGTTAAACTGGAACTGACCTCTTCGCAGGAAACGGCCTCTCATTTAGAGAGCAGGATGAAGGAAATGGAGCAGGAAACCAAGAG GCTTCGGAAAGAACTGGAGACCTGCCAGTCTGAAGACCCTGAT GGCGCTCTACCCACATCGATGCGCCGTTTCTCAAGGTCTGAGATGGCTCGTGTGGTCATGGAGAAGAACCAGTACAAAGAGCGTCTGTTCGAGCTGCAGGAAGCAGTGAGGCGGAGTCAGGTCCTCCG TGCCACTAAAGATGTGAGGataacagaggagagagagagaggtgtttgGGGCAG GTTTCACCGTCTGTTCGGCCGGCCTAGGGAGCCTTTTGTCCTCGCTGCTGCTCAGGGCTTCACCAAGGCAACGTCCCCTGCACTCAGTCGCTCTCCGCTGCGATCCCCACAACTACAGACTGTCAATCAGACTCGGACGGA CTCTGTGTcccctgctgctctctctccacGTGTCAGGAAGAGGGAACTCTACAGGGAGGTTCGCTCCCACATCTGGGGAACGCTGGGAAAGCGGCAGCTCAATGGATGGAGCGTgcctctgtcacacacacag GAGTCAATGGAGTCTACCCCTGAGCCTAAAGATGTGCCCGCTCTATTGCAACTCCGAATGCTGGATCAGAGAGACCCTAGCGCTAAG CTCAACTGTGCCGTTGCTGTGACAGCGGAGATCTCGGGAGAAGCTgcg tgCTCTGTGTGGCTCATGTCTGGCCTGGGCTCCTCCAGTGAAGTCACAGTGATCGACCCGGCACGCTCCAACACAGTGCTGGACCAGTTCAGCCTGCCCCCTACCTCACCTGCCCTCTGCATCTGTGCTGTGCCCCCTACTG GCAACACCTCAGGAACTGTATGGATTGGAACTCAGGAAGGAAG TGTGCTGGTACATTCAGCCTCGACAGGAAGAAGGCGATGTATGCAATCAATTTCTCTCTCAGAGGGTGTGCACTCCCTCAC GTATTCCTCCAACCAAGTCATAGCTGGCCTAGCTGACGGGACACTAGCTTTTTTCTCTCACAATGGAG GTGGCTGGGACCTCCCCTCACACCAGGTGATGAGCCTGggcaccacgcctctccagccCCTCCGCTGCTGCCTGGCTAAAGGGGGCCGCTTGTGGGTTGGATACTGGAACCGGGTCCATGTAGTGGATATTGAAAGCAAAAAGGCTGAG CAAAACTTCTCGGTCTCTGAGCGCAGCGAGCAGCAAGTGCGCTTCCTGTGCGCAGCAGGAAGTGGCGTCTGGACGTCCTGCCGCCTGGACCCCCTGCTCAGGCTGTTTGATTGGTCCAGTGGACGGCCGCTGCAGGAGGTGGACCTGACTCCTCTGGTCACTAAGACGCTAG GTCAAGCCTTCCTGTCCATATCGCCTCTTCAGGTCTCTGCTCTAACCATAATCTCCAGCTGTCTGTGGTTGGGGACTGGCAGTGGTGCTATCTTCTCCATCCCCTTGACCATCA CCTCAGAGTTGCTGTCCATCCCATACTGCTCTCTGGCGGCTGCCCAGTTGTGTTACCATGGTCACAGACAAGCCGTCAAATTCTTCATCGTTGCACCTA ACTGCTTGACGACATCTACTGGTGGGGATAGTTGTGCTCCATCACAGTTCATCCTCAGTGGAGGAGAAGGCTACATCAACTTCAGAATCG GAGACGATACAAGTGATGGCTCCACTGAGCTGCCCCAAACAACACTCAGCCGTTCTGAACGCAGTCTCATGATCATCTGGCAAAGCCCCACCTCTTCTGTTCCCAGCTCTGCACTCTGA
- the si:dkey-17m8.1 gene encoding C-Jun-amino-terminal kinase-interacting protein 3 isoform X3 — protein MECSESILCSAGELELDPDIVSEEAGKLYSELQTVIETHGAGVVESLVPILVWVLEGLASCRAQLRESQEEGEKGRVEREELMERYQSEKSLRRESQERYHELDDQSEQERRAMRAREKEREKRERDLERKAREQADQLVALEEQKVSVARELSSLKNTHNKLALAFRELQEKKKDSERETRSRNHGHARSSETQTAPLQADNSVDDKAISRSRGHSDCPPLREPAAPGVNVIDIERMPSPDPSFINDIISSTPELSQLQDLLDGSALSQTVVSGAGPRTSLEEEMMEAMVNEEEEHRIEEAVLAKDNQDKMEQKEDEGEIEEEEEEEDSLEQELRNTDSVFSELSELSRDYVDSVDHGASVRGSVDQLEEILSQFEDLKHTHELVDAARKALISRVEELTNDRLAVKLELTSSQETASHLESRMKEMEQETKRLRKELETCQSEDPDGALPTSMRRFSRSEMARVVMEKNQYKERLFELQEAVRRSQVLRATKDVRITEERERGVWGRFHRLFGRPREPFVLAAAQGFTKATSPALSRSPLRSPQLQTVNQTRTEKRELYREVRSHIWGTLGKRQLNGWSVPLSHTQESMESTPEPKDVPALLQLRMLDQRDPSAKLNCAVAVTAEISGEAACSVWLMSGLGSSSEVTVIDPARSNTVLDQFSLPPTSPALCICAVPPTGNTSGTVWIGTQEGSVLVHSASTGRRRCMQSISLSEGVHSLTYSSNQVIAGLADGTLAFFSHNGGGWDLPSHQVMSLGTTPLQPLRCCLAKGGRLWVGYWNRVHVVDIESKKAEQNFSVSERSEQQVRFLCAAGSGVWTSCRLDPLLRLFDWSSGRPLQEVDLTPLVTKTLGQAFLSISPLQVSALTIISSCLWLGTGSGAIFSIPLTITSELLSIPYCSLAAAQLCYHGHRQAVKFFIVAPNCLTTSTGGDSCAPSQFILSGGEGYINFRIGDDTSDGSTELPQTTLSRSERSLMIIWQSPTSSVPSSAL, from the exons ATGGAGTGTAGTGAAAGTATCCTGTGTAGCGCTGGAGAGCTGGAGTTGGACCCTGACATTGTGAGTGAAGAAGCAGGCAAGCTGTATTCTGAACTGCAG acggTGATTGAGACTCATGGGGCCGGGGTGGTGGAGTCTCTGGTGCCCATCCTTGTCTGGGTCCTGGAGGGGCTTGCCAGCTGCCGAGCCCAGCTGAGggagagccaggaggagggggagaaggggagggtggagagagaggagctgatggagcgCTACCAATCAGAGAAGTccctgaggagagagagccaAGAG AGGTATCATGAACTAGATGACCAAAGTGAACAGGAAAGGAGGGCCATGCGAGCCagggagaaggagcgggagaagagagagagagatctggagAGGAAGGCTAGAGAACAGGCTGACCAAC TGGTGGCCTTGGAGGAGCAGAAAGTTAGTGTTGCCAGAGAACTGAGTTCACTGAAGAATACTCACAATAAG TTGGCGCTTGCTTTTCGAGAGCTGCAGGAAAAGAAAAAGGATTCTGAAAGAGAGACTCGTTCAAG AAACCATGGACATGCCAGAAGTTCTGAAACGCAAACAGCCCCACTCCAAGCTGACAATAGTGTTGACGATAAA GCTATTTCGAGATCACGTGGTCACTCCGATTGCCCTCCATTGAGGGAGCCAGCTGCCCCAGGAGTGAATGTGATTGACATTGAGAGAATGCCATCCCCAGATCCGTCTTTTATTAATGACATCATAAGCTCCACCCCAGAGCTGTCTCAGCTGCAGGACCTATTGGATGGCAG CGCACTTAGTCAGACGGTGGTGTCAGGAGCAGGGCCTAGGACCAgcttggaggaggagatgatggaggCAATGgtgaacgaggaggaggaacatAGGATAGAGGAGGCTGTGCTGGCCAAAGACAATCAAGATAAAATGGAGCAGAAGGAAGATGAAGGCGAaattgaagaggaggaggaggaggaagatagtCTGGAACAGGAGCTACGGAACACAGATTCTGTGTTTTCAGAGCTGTCTGAGTTGAGCCGTGATTACGTAGACAGCGTTGACCACGGGGCCAGTGTCCGAG GCAGCGTGGACCAGTTGGAGGAGATTCTATCTCAGTTTGAGGACCTGAAACACACCCA TGAATTGGTAGACGCAGCCCGCAAGGCTCTGATATCTCGGGTGGAAGAGCTGACCAACGATCGCTTAGCTGTTAAACTGGAACTGACCTCTTCGCAGGAAACGGCCTCTCATTTAGAGAGCAGGATGAAGGAAATGGAGCAGGAAACCAAGAG GCTTCGGAAAGAACTGGAGACCTGCCAGTCTGAAGACCCTGAT GGCGCTCTACCCACATCGATGCGCCGTTTCTCAAGGTCTGAGATGGCTCGTGTGGTCATGGAGAAGAACCAGTACAAAGAGCGTCTGTTCGAGCTGCAGGAAGCAGTGAGGCGGAGTCAGGTCCTCCG TGCCACTAAAGATGTGAGGataacagaggagagagagagaggtgtttgGGGCAG GTTTCACCGTCTGTTCGGCCGGCCTAGGGAGCCTTTTGTCCTCGCTGCTGCTCAGGGCTTCACCAAGGCAACGTCCCCTGCACTCAGTCGCTCTCCGCTGCGATCCCCACAACTACAGACTGTCAATCAGACTCGGACGGA GAAGAGGGAACTCTACAGGGAGGTTCGCTCCCACATCTGGGGAACGCTGGGAAAGCGGCAGCTCAATGGATGGAGCGTgcctctgtcacacacacag GAGTCAATGGAGTCTACCCCTGAGCCTAAAGATGTGCCCGCTCTATTGCAACTCCGAATGCTGGATCAGAGAGACCCTAGCGCTAAG CTCAACTGTGCCGTTGCTGTGACAGCGGAGATCTCGGGAGAAGCTgcg tgCTCTGTGTGGCTCATGTCTGGCCTGGGCTCCTCCAGTGAAGTCACAGTGATCGACCCGGCACGCTCCAACACAGTGCTGGACCAGTTCAGCCTGCCCCCTACCTCACCTGCCCTCTGCATCTGTGCTGTGCCCCCTACTG GCAACACCTCAGGAACTGTATGGATTGGAACTCAGGAAGGAAG TGTGCTGGTACATTCAGCCTCGACAGGAAGAAGGCGATGTATGCAATCAATTTCTCTCTCAGAGGGTGTGCACTCCCTCAC GTATTCCTCCAACCAAGTCATAGCTGGCCTAGCTGACGGGACACTAGCTTTTTTCTCTCACAATGGAG GTGGCTGGGACCTCCCCTCACACCAGGTGATGAGCCTGggcaccacgcctctccagccCCTCCGCTGCTGCCTGGCTAAAGGGGGCCGCTTGTGGGTTGGATACTGGAACCGGGTCCATGTAGTGGATATTGAAAGCAAAAAGGCTGAG CAAAACTTCTCGGTCTCTGAGCGCAGCGAGCAGCAAGTGCGCTTCCTGTGCGCAGCAGGAAGTGGCGTCTGGACGTCCTGCCGCCTGGACCCCCTGCTCAGGCTGTTTGATTGGTCCAGTGGACGGCCGCTGCAGGAGGTGGACCTGACTCCTCTGGTCACTAAGACGCTAG GTCAAGCCTTCCTGTCCATATCGCCTCTTCAGGTCTCTGCTCTAACCATAATCTCCAGCTGTCTGTGGTTGGGGACTGGCAGTGGTGCTATCTTCTCCATCCCCTTGACCATCA CCTCAGAGTTGCTGTCCATCCCATACTGCTCTCTGGCGGCTGCCCAGTTGTGTTACCATGGTCACAGACAAGCCGTCAAATTCTTCATCGTTGCACCTA ACTGCTTGACGACATCTACTGGTGGGGATAGTTGTGCTCCATCACAGTTCATCCTCAGTGGAGGAGAAGGCTACATCAACTTCAGAATCG GAGACGATACAAGTGATGGCTCCACTGAGCTGCCCCAAACAACACTCAGCCGTTCTGAACGCAGTCTCATGATCATCTGGCAAAGCCCCACCTCTTCTGTTCCCAGCTCTGCACTCTGA
- the LOC130391352 gene encoding transmembrane protein 238-like, which produces MAVKSDGLTHCKFALVFAVAMDLLGVISMLLGVFASLEFEGQDFGDLLVYSGALLVLFSMGGWVIWYSGNIQGLTTTKKLGGTAFDRLARNLSRRIRMPRSQSSP; this is translated from the coding sequence ATGGCAGTGAAGAGTGATGGGCTGACCCATTGTAAGTTCGCTCTGGTGTTCGCCGTGGCGATGGACCTGCTGGGCGTGATTTCCATGCTGCTGGGCGTCTTTGCCTCGCTGGAATTCGAGGGTCAGGACTTCGGGGACCTGCTGGTGTACTCGGGGGCCCTTCTGGTGCTGTTCTCCATGGGGGGCTGGGTTATCTGGTACAGCGGAAACATCCAAGGACTGACCACCACAAAGAAGTTAGGGGGCACCGCCTTCGACCGCCTCGCACGAAATCTGAGCCGAAGGATTCGGATGCCCAGGTCTCAGAGCAGCCCGTGA